The Paramormyrops kingsleyae isolate MSU_618 chromosome 20, PKINGS_0.4, whole genome shotgun sequence genome contains the following window.
aacagtcagaagagattaggatggaaaaatgtcagtggccccccacctgttaaaccattcctgttttggtgGTCGTCTCATTATTGCCCCTCTAGTACACCTgatgttaatttcattaacaccaaagcagctgaaactgattaaaacCCCCCTCttctacttaactgaccagatgaatatccaagaagtttagtttacttgatgctatactctgattaataagcgttcctttaatttttttgagcagtgtatatttatattagtacctatgtatatatattttagggctgtcaaaattaacgggttaacgcggattaatccatcatcgtgattaatctgattaaaatctaacgcaattaacccatctgcagcgcagaatgactcaaaatcccagaaatgtctgtcaacccatttcgggcagttttggtgcgttccatttgccctgggaactcgtattaaGAGTCGGactccgagttttgaagccggaagtgacaacatgcgTATTCCCATTTCttggagatccgagaaatatctcggagcagcacagaggatcccaagtTCAGAATCTGAAATGgttgcgccttttatcaacagaaggggaAGTTGtaagttttatactgtttatgcactacttctcatttgtggctcattaaatcggtcgcagacactataccgtccaacttatctgtggacgtgttgctatggaggtttatacgtaaagcacggcacgtaatgtgttatcaactgatattgctaacaatggcaattaaccgggctagaattggatttctttattagttggattatttgtcggatttacagtagttcgtgctaattgaaagtgaacgaagataaagaccatttaaactgaggtaccttaaatcctacaagttgtccggctaagcaaaaaatcttgctttttgatatgggtccatggtattgcacttctgtgacagatggaatgcatcagactcgtgttcaagatgttcaataaacatgttaagtgcatatatattcccttttttcttgagtctgtttgctcatgcaaaatgaaatgcgattaatatagattaaaaatgaatgatatttaatcgtgattaatcgaaattaatccacagcaaccctgtgattaatctgattaaaaattttaatcgtttgacagcactaatatatttatatattaaccaCCTCATCTCTCGAAGTCTGAcaccaaccaccaaagcaaattccttgtatgtgtgaatgtACTTGGCAAACGATTCTGAAAACCCCAAACTTAATGGTGAGATACTCTAAATGTGGTATTACATATTGTGAAGATAAACAATTAAGCAAAGTATACCCAAAAAGTGTTGACCAGTGTAcaagagaaaaataaatgttccTGGGATTCACTCACATTATCACAGAAAGAACAAATCTTCCAAGTCGTCTAAATAGTGGGAGAGTGTTTAGCTTTGTCGAAAGAAAAAATGGGTAGAACAAGCAACAACGGTACCATTCTAGCAGCTGAAGTTTCAGTAAGTTTCGACTGGTGTTTTTTCTCTCCaaaatttagctttaaattgATTACTTAAGCTTAGACTGACTGTCCGCAAACTCCCCTGTTCCAGAGTGCGTAGTTTCTAATTAATGTCATACAGATTTTGctattgaaaaagaaaaaaatatttataaatatttatttagttccAAATCTGTTTAGCTTTAGTGAACTAGGCAGCTCTGTTACAAATGTTAGATGTGCTGTGAAATTAAGTAATTAttactgtacatgacaattattcttattaattatgctacagtggtacctcagaactcaaacttactccattcagaactccggatcgaattttccccataagaaataatggaagaccaattaattggttcccggccccaaaaaaattacacctaaatatgtttctttttttttttgttagtatttaaacacaaaatgaaccggataaaacaagagcatatactgtactaaacattaagcacatttatcaaaacagtaatttgtaaaataagaaaataaatgtatccaagcaATGTGCAGTTAAAAACAatggctacgttcacactgccatgctgaagtgactcaaatcggattttttgccttaatgtgacacagatctgatcttttcagggctgtgtggagacgcaaatctgatcttttcaaatcggatttgtgccactttcatatgtggtactaaatcTGATGCATATCCAATTCGCGGCCATGCGACCTGAATGTGAACGCTCAGATtggaattcatgtggctttttgcttatacACATGCGCTAACATCATCAGCCTGCACCATGATTTTTCGTAGTTTGGAGAGCAGGGCTGAGTGAGTCTCTCAAAGTATAAGACAGTAGAGCATCTGCAGAGCACCATAATTACAGGAACTGCATCTCGGAGGATTATCTGTTGACAGATCATTTTCAGTCATTACATATTGTTAGATTTGGCTTACAAACTGTTGGCATGAGATGGAGTGCCATCCTTAGAATGACATTCTAATGCTGTGTTCAAATGGAACTCGTGATTATGACATGGGAAGTCATGTACGTGAGGTCGTGGGCTCTGACTTCCAGAAAAGTTTGCCATCCGAAGTCGTGAATACGATAGAAGGGGGCCGATCATGTGGACTCATCTCATGAACACGGTAAACACACCACCATTTGAATGCACCATAAAACACATGCAAGAACAACAAAAGGAATAACAGAGGCCAACTGGAACGTGGCCATACTTTGCACATGCATAACAAATTTGAACATTGAACAGCTTGAACTGAAACCTTTTAGAACTGTTGAACTCGAACTCTGACAAATTACCACTGCTGCCCTACTTTTACACTATGGGGTTTATCGTGCTTCTTCATAGACCTGAAGCAAAATGCCCGTACAGCAACCTTTCCTGTTGCCCTGTCCCTGTTTGACACTAAGAATAGCAAACACAGAATAACACAGTATGTACTTATAACACATATAGAACATATGAAGTAGGTATTCTCCACTAGAATGACTAGGGATGATAATAGATACTTCATTAGCACATACATATACTAAAACTGTCTGGGAGTAATGTTAATGATAAGCTATAGCTAACGCTATAGTTAAAAGAATACAAAACTCACCTTCGTCTCCGTGGATGTAAGAGGCATACATCTTAAAGCCCTTTTCTAATTTACTTGTAGGTGAATCAGAGGAGGATTTACAAAGACGATGAATGTCGCCGATTGCAATATTTGGCAGGTCCTGTAAACTTCGCGTGTAAAATGATGCCATTTCTTACAGACCGGAAACGAGTGAGCCGCATTTCCACGAACGCAAAAGCTGATGTACAAAGAGCccattcagcacccagggagcagtgcttggggatggtaccttgatggtcagggattcgaaccagcaacctttcaattacaagtgcacttccctaaccattacgCCACCACTGCCCTGTGTCACCTTGGTTGATTATTTTCAAAAAGTCTTAGTCTTCCTTGTAATGGATTGTAGAAAAGTAACTAAAAAGAACGCAATCGAAACCCTTTTTTGTAAACTGTACCCAACATAGTACACTTACACACTGTGTAAAAGAGAAATTGACTTACCTTTGTCTTCAATATGCCaagtttcaaaacattttaagaaaaGACTCAAAAAACTCACCACGATAAAAGCTCATGCGATGAAAATTATTCTTCTTCAGATGCTTACACAATGTTCAAATAAAACTACAATATATAACACTCATATAACCTcctaaaaattaaatatttcatatgtTCACAATCAATTAATGTGCAGGAATGCTACCAATTCTGTCATTTTCCACCAACACTGACATCTCCACTTGTGGCCCTAGATAAGGAAAGGGCCTCTGTGTATTCTGCTTTGTCTTGCATGGAGCCTGAGGTCTGCAGCCAGCCTCTGACTGTAATGTCAGGATTCAGACTTCTTCCTCAGAATTCTCTGATTATTATTTCACGTAGCCCGAATCCTCTTCTGTAAAATACACAACTGTGTAATTTTTCAGTAGTTTATAAAACTGCTTTGCAGTCAAAGTCTACCTTCAAAATATACTGTAACTATTAAAACACTGCCTCCGAATCTTTGTCAAACAAATCCTAAACATCAACAGGACTAATGAGGGAGACCCAACATACTGGTATTTCACAAATACAATTCAGAAAAATTCAAGAACCAACTTACTGGACTAACTGTGATAATGAACTGTCAAGTGAGTGCTTCTTAATGTGTCCTAATCGAGATCatcactgggagcactggtagggcctctctcctgtgtgaatccgctggtgcttctttagggttcctgacttactaaagctcttcccacactgggagcactggtagggcctctctcctgtgtgaatctgctggtGGACCTTTAGGGTTCCTATTCGACTgtagctcttcccacactgggagcactggtagggcctctctcctgtgtgaatccgctggtgacTCTCTAGGTGTCCTAattgactgaagctcttcccacactgggagcactggtagggcctctctcctgtgtgaatccgctggtgtttctttagggttcctaactcactaaagctcttcccacactgggagcactggtagggcctctctcctgtgtgaatccgctggtggatCTTTAGGTTTCCTGACTgaataaagctcttcccacactgagagcactggtagggcctctctcctgtgtgaatccgcttgtgcgtctttaggtttcctaactcactaaagctcttcccacattgggagcactggtagggcctctctcctgtgtgaatccgcttgtgcgtctttagggttcctaactcattaaagctcttcccacattgggagcactggtagggcctcttccctgtgtgaatccgctggtgtgtcTTTAGGCTTTCTAAACGTTTGAAGCTctttccacactgggagcactggtagggcctctctcctgtgtgaatccgctggtgtgtcTTTAGGCTTTCTAAACGTTTGAAGCTctttccacactgggagcactggtagggcctctctcctgtgtgaatccgctggtgtatCTTTAGGCTTTCTAAATGTTTGAAGCTctttccacactgggagcactggtagggcctctctcctgtgtgaatccgctggtgtttctttagggttcctaactcactaaagctcttcccacactgggagcactggtagggcctctctcctgtgtgaatccgctggtgtgtctttaggtttcctaactcactaaagctcttcccacactgggagcactggtagggcctctctcctgtgtgaatccgctggtgtgtctttaggtttcctaactgactgaagctcttcccacactgggagcactggtggGACGACTTCTCTGTGTGAGGCTGCCTGTGTATTTTACAGTCACTGTTTATATTGAAAGTCATCTCACCCTGGGAACCCTGTTgtgctgtcagtgtgtctgtactggcttcTTCCAGGGTCCTGATTGTGTCTGTACTGGGCTGAGCAGCACAGGGACCAGCAGAAGTTGGCGAATCCTGGGTTGTGTAGACAGATCCAGTCCTCAGCTGTCTGACATACTCCTTGGGGTGAGATATTTTGATATGTCTGTGCAGGTCAATGTCTGCAGTGTATGAGAATGGATCCTGAGAGCAAGCAAAAGTTTTGGAGGATTCATCCACTCTCCTTGCTGGGGGAAGATGGAGACACGGCAGTCAGTAATGAGATGGAACAGGTTTAAAAGAGAAAGGCAAACATATCTTCCAAAGAGCCTTCATTACTCCATACGCAGTTCATATTCACAGTGTGCTATTCACACTGCAATCTCTGACATGCCTGAACTGAACTACACAGAGCATCAACACTGCTGGTTTGAAATGGCAACATGAAGTACAAACTATTGCCTCCAAATACACCAAAACAATTGCAGTTTTGATGGTAGTTACAATTGCACATATGCTGGTAGTTAAAATCACCTGGGTTTGGAGGTTTCACACACTCTTTGCTCCTCCCATCAGTGTGTAACGAAAGAGAACCAGTCAGCTCCTCCTCAGTCACATCCTGAACCGCTGCGTCCTTCATCTTCagccataaaaaccaaacaaggCAGAATAAGCCGTTCACTTCATAATTTTATACAGGCTGTTCTATTTGCTTAAAAGAGAAATAGGAGCAGATAGCAAACTAAAATCATTTTCAAGCCACACAAACTgcacttttttccttttctggCATAACCTATATTTGGCTGCTTTTGTGATTAACACACAAAAATTAAACCACCTCTGAATGGACAAGTGACATTTGTGAAGAGACCCACATACACTCCATTTCACCTTTTGGGGGCTCTCGTTCACAGTCCCTTCAACCTCAGATACCAGGAATTCCCCCTCCTCTTTGTTACCCTCTTCGACTCCCTGCTGGGAAGGTTTCTGGTTTGTGTGGCAGCTGGTTTCACTGCAGGAAGGAGTCTGCTGAaaccaaaatgaaattaaacactGAGACAGTGCCAGTTAGTCAGTGTGT
Protein-coding sequences here:
- the LOC140581262 gene encoding uncharacterized protein isoform X1, which encodes MKGPVPMQEDYSDIRAYFSEAEWVRLLRCEKVHYRNMKRNHQAMLDMGLNPITPVFMRRNRSSRVMAECPAVDKRSDSEKWILHLLRRSPGIKTPSCSETSCHTNQKPSQQGVEEGNKEEGEFLVSEVEGTVNESPQKMKDAAVQDVTEEELTGSLSLHTDGRSKECVKPPNPARRVDESSKTFACSQDPFSYTADIDLHRHIKISHPKEYVRQLRTGSVYTTQDSPTSAGPCAAQPSTDTIRTLEEASTDTLTAQQGSQGEMTFNINSDCKIHRQPHTEKSSHQCSQCGKSFSQLGNLKTHQRIHTGERPYQCSQCGKSFSELGNLKTHQRIHTGERPYQCSQCGKSFSELGTLKKHQRIHTGERPYQCSQCGKSFKHLESLKIHQRIHTGERPYQCSQCGKSFKRLESLKTHQRIHTGERPYQCSQCGKSFKRLESLKTHQRIHTGKRPYQCSQCGKSFNELGTLKTHKRIHTGERPYQCSQCGKSFSELGNLKTHKRIHTGERPYQCSQCGKSFIQSGNLKIHQRIHTGERPYQCSQCGKSFSELGTLKKHQRIHTGERPYQCSQCGKSFSQLGHLESHQRIHTGERPYQCSQCGKSYSRIGTLKVHQQIHTGERPYQCSQCGKSFSKSGTLKKHQRIHTGERPYQCSQ
- the LOC140581262 gene encoding uncharacterized protein isoform X2, whose translation is MSLSDEEDYSDIRAYFSEAEWVRLLRCEKVHYRNMKRNHQAMLDMGLNPITPVFMRRNRSSRVMAECPAVDKRSDSEKWILHLLRRSPGIKTPSCSETSCHTNQKPSQQGVEEGNKEEGEFLVSEVEGTVNESPQKMKDAAVQDVTEEELTGSLSLHTDGRSKECVKPPNPARRVDESSKTFACSQDPFSYTADIDLHRHIKISHPKEYVRQLRTGSVYTTQDSPTSAGPCAAQPSTDTIRTLEEASTDTLTAQQGSQGEMTFNINSDCKIHRQPHTEKSSHQCSQCGKSFSQLGNLKTHQRIHTGERPYQCSQCGKSFSELGNLKTHQRIHTGERPYQCSQCGKSFSELGTLKKHQRIHTGERPYQCSQCGKSFKHLESLKIHQRIHTGERPYQCSQCGKSFKRLESLKTHQRIHTGERPYQCSQCGKSFKRLESLKTHQRIHTGKRPYQCSQCGKSFNELGTLKTHKRIHTGERPYQCSQCGKSFSELGNLKTHKRIHTGERPYQCSQCGKSFIQSGNLKIHQRIHTGERPYQCSQCGKSFSELGTLKKHQRIHTGERPYQCSQCGKSFSQLGHLESHQRIHTGERPYQCSQCGKSYSRIGTLKVHQQIHTGERPYQCSQCGKSFSKSGTLKKHQRIHTGERPYQCSQ
- the LOC140581262 gene encoding uncharacterized protein isoform X3, whose product is MKGPVPMQEDYSDIRAYFSEAEWVRLLRCEKVHYRNMKRNHQAMLDMGLNPITPVFMRRNRSSRVMAECPAVDKRSDSEKWILHLLRRSPGIKTPSCSETSCHTNQKPSQQGVEEGNKEEGEFLVSEVEGTVNESPQKMKDAAVQDVTEEELTGSLSLHTDGRSKECVKPPNPARRVDESSKTFACSQDPFSYTADIDLHRHIKISHPKEYVRQLRTGSVYTTQDSPTSAGPCAAQPSTDTIRTLEEASTDTLTAQQGSQGEMTFNINSDCKIHRQPHTEKSSHQCSQCGKSFSQLGNLKTHQRIHTGERPYQCSQCGKSFSELGNLKTHQRIHTGERPYQCSQCGKSFSELGTLKKHQRIHTGERPYQCSQCGKSFKHLESLKIHQRIHTGERPYQCSQCGKSFKRLESLKTHQRIHTGERPYQCSQCGKSFKRLESLKTHQRIHTGKRPYQCSQCGKSFNELGTLKTHKRIHTGERPYQCSQCGKSFSELGNLKTHKRIHTGERPYQCSQCGKSFIQSGNLKIHQRIHTGERPYQCSQCGKSFSELGTLKKHQRIHTGERPYQCSQCGKSFSQLGHLESHQRIHTGERPYQCSQCGKSYSRIGTLKKHQRIHTGERPYQCSQ